Proteins encoded together in one Vigna angularis cultivar LongXiaoDou No.4 chromosome 5, ASM1680809v1, whole genome shotgun sequence window:
- the LOC108339943 gene encoding cyanidin 3-O-galactoside 2''-O-xylosyltransferase FGGT1 yields the protein MDAPKFQLHIAMYPWFAIGHISAYLHLANKLAKRGHKISFIVPKRTKSKVEHFNLYPQSITFIPITIPLVDGLPPHAETTFDATISLGTLIMTGMDRTEKDIELLLLELKPSIILFDYTCWLPNLARSLGIKSVNYITLSMIFESYMECMEKQFREKNIVAHELNVLNPPAGFPDPSIKLQAHEVRQLTRIVNSEFGSGVRYYERISTSTKLADAVAFRSCREIEGRYVDFLESSYGKPLLLSGPVIPELHTSPLEEKWSEWLSRFKEGSVVYCAFGSECRLHQDQLKELLLGLELTGFPFLAALKAPVGFESVEEAMPKGFSERVRGRGIVHGSWVQQTLILDHPSIGCFITHCGVASLLEALVSKCQIVVLPNYIDQLLNAKMISSSIKAGVQVEKGEEDGLFTKESVCRAVKTVMDLESEVGREVRENHLKLRNLLLTKDLENTYFDSFCLKLQELVG from the coding sequence ATGGACGCACCAAAGTTTCAGTTGCACATAGCAATGTACCCATGGTTTGCTATTGGACACATATCAGCATATCTCCACCTTGCCAACAAATTAGCCAAAAGAGGACACAAAATTTCCTTCATCGTACCCAAACGAACAAAGTCCAAAGTTGAACATTTCAACCTCTATCCACAGTCAATAACCTTCATCCCCATCACCATTCCCCTGGTTGATGGCCTTCCTCCTCATGCAGAAACCACTTTTGATGCTACCATCTCTTTAGGCACTCTCATTATGACAGGGATGGATCGCACTGAGAAGGACATTGAACTACTCTTACTTGAGCTGAAACCCAgcattattttgtttgattataCATGTTGGTTACCGAACTTGGCTCGGAGCTTAGGGATCAAGTCTGTTAATTACATAACCCTAAGCATGATATTTGAATCTTACATGGAATGCATGGAGAAGCAATTTAGGGAAAAGAACATAGTTGCACATGAGCTGAATGTGTTGAATCCTCCAGCTGGGTTCCCAGATCCTTCCATCAAGCTTCAGGCTCACGAGGTTCGACAATTAACTAGGATCGTGAACTCAGAATTTGGCAGTGGTGTTCGTTATTATGAACGCATCAGCACAAGCACCAAATTAGCAGATGCAGTGGCATTTAGAAGTTGCAGAGAAATTGAGGGACGGTATGTTGACTTTCTCGAAAGTTCATACGGAAAACCTTTGCTGCTTTCAGGGCCTGTCATACCTGAGCTACACACATCGCCTTTGGAAGAAAAATGGTCTGAGTGGCTTTCAAGATTCAAGGAGGGATCTGTGGTGTACTGTGCTTTTGGAAGTGAATGCAGACTGCATCAAGATCAGCTCAAGGAACTGCTGCTGGGTCTTGAGTTAACAGGTTTTCCATTTCTTGCAGCTCTTAAAGCCCCTGTTGGATTTGAGTCTGTTGAAGAAGCTATGCCAAAAGGGTTCAGTGAGAGGGTTCGAGGAAGAGGCATTGTTCATGGGAGTTGGGTTCAGCAGACACTAATTCTTGACCACCCTTCTATAGGGTGCTTCATTACGCATTGTGGGGTTGCATCTTTGCTAGAGGCGCTTGTGAGCAAGTGTCAGATTGTGGTGTTACCAAATTATATTGACCAGCTCCTTAATGCGAAGATGATAAGCAGCAGCATAAAGGCTGGTGTTCAAGTGGAGAaaggtgaagaagatggtttGTTCACAAAGGAAAGTGTGTGTAGAGCTGTTAAGACTGTGATGGATTTGGAGAGTGAGGTTGGAAGGGAGGTCAGAGAAAACCATTTAAAATTGAGAAATCTCTTACTCACCAAAGATTTGGAGAACACTTACTTTGATAGTTTTTGTCTCAAGCTTCAAGAATTAGTTGGGTGA